Within Dysosmobacter sp. Marseille-Q4140, the genomic segment TGCGCATAGCCTCCTTGAAGGCCATGGAGCCGGCGATCTTGAACGCCATTTCGGAGGAGTCCACCTCGTGATAGGAGCCGTCGTACAGAGTGACCTTCACGTCCACAACGGGGAAACCAGCCACAACACCGGCCTGCAGGGCGCCGCGGATACCGGCGTCGACAGCGGGGATAAACTCCTTGGGAATGGAGCCGCCCACAACGGCGTTGATGAACTCGTAACCCTTGCCGGACTCGTTGGGATCCAGCTTGATCTTGACGTGGCCGTACTGGCCGGAACCGCCGCTCTGGCGCTTGTACTTGGTGTCCTGATCCACGGACTTCTTGATGGTCTCCTTGTAGGCCACCTGGGGGGCGCCCACGTTGGCTTCCACCTTGAACTCACGCAGCAGACGGTCGACGATGATCTCCAGGTGCAGCTCGCCCATGCCGGCGATGATGGTCTGACCGGTCTCCTCGTCGGTGTAGGTCTTGAAGGTGGGGTCCTCCTCGGCCAGCTTGATCAGGGCCATGGTCATCTTCTCCTGACCGGCCTTGGTCTTGGGCTCGATGGCCACGCGGATCACGGGCTCGGGGAACTCCATGGACTCCAGGATGACGGGGTGCTTCTCATCGCACAGGGTGTCGCCGGTGGTGGTATTCTTCAGACCCACGGCGGCCTCGATATCGCCGGAGAAGACCTCCTCGATATCCTCGCGGTGATTGGCGTGCATCTGCAGAATCCGGCCGATGCGCTCCTTGACGTTCTTGGTGCTGTTGAGCACAGAAGAACCGGTGGTCAGGTGGCCGGAATAGACGCGGAAGAAGCTCAGACGGCCCACATAGGGGTCGGTCATGATCTTAAAGGCCAGGGCGGAGAAGGGGGCGTTGTCGTCAGAGGGACGCTCCTCCTCCTCGTCGGTCTTGGGATTGACGCCCTTGATGGGAGGCACATCCAGAGGAGAGGGCAGGTAGTCCACAATGGCGTCCAGCATCTTCTGAACACCCTTGTTCTTATAGGACGTGCCGCAGACCACGGGCACCATCTCATTGGCAATGGTGGCCTTGCGGATGGCGGCACGGATCTTGGCCTGAGGAACTTCCTCACCGCCCAGATACATCTCCATGATCTCATCATCGAACATGGAGACAGCGTCCATCAGCTTCTCGCGGTACTCGTTGGCAAGGTCCACCATGTCGGCGGGGATGGGCTCCACGCGCATGTCCTTTCCCAGGTCATCATAGTAGATGTCGGCATCCATCTCCACCAGATCGATGATGCCCTTGAAGGTATCCTCGGAGCCGATGGGCAGCTGGATGGGAACGGCGTTGCACTTGAGACGCTCGTCGATCATGTGCAGCACGTTGTAGAAGTCCGCGCCCATGATGTCCATCTTATTGACGTAAATCATGCGGGGGACCTTGTAGTTATCGGCCTGGCGCCACACGGTTTCGGACTGGGGCTCCACGCCGCCCTTGGCGCACAGCACGGTCACAGAGCCGTCCAGCACGCGCAGGGAACGCTGCACCTCAACGGTGAAGTCCACGTGGCCCGGAGTGTCGATGATGTTGATCCGGGTGGGCTTGAACTGGTTCTTGGAACCAGACCAGTAGCAGGTGGTGGCGGCGGACGTAATGGTGATGCCGCGCTCCTGCTCCTGCGCCATCCAGTCCATGGTGGCAGTGCCGTCATGGGTCTCACCGATCTTATAGTTCACGCCGGTGTAGAACAAGATACGCTCGGTCGTCGTCGTCTTGCCCGCATCGATGTGAGCCATAATGCCGATATTACGGGTATTTTCCAGAGATGTTTTTCTCGGCATACTGTCTCTCCTAACTTACCAGCGGAAATGGGCGAAGGCCTTGTTGGCCTCGGCGGCCTTGTGGACCTCCTCGCGCTTCTTCACGGCAGAGCCGGTGTTGTTGGCGGCGTCCATCAGCTCGCCGGCCAGACGCTCGGCCATGGTGCGCTCGCTGCGGGCGCGGGCGTAGGTCGTGAGCCACCGCAGACCCAGGGTCGTGCGGCGGGCGGGACGGACCTCCATGGGCACCTGATAGGTGGCGCCGCCCACGCGGCGGGCCTTGACTTCCAGGCTGGGCATGATATTCTCCATGGCCTGGGTGAACACTTCAACGGGGTCCTTCTCGGTCTTTTCCTTGATCTGGTCGAAAGCAGCGTAGACCACCTTCTGGGCCACGCCCTTCTTGCCGTCCAGCATGACGTTGTTGATCAGCCGGGTGACCAGGACGGAGCCGTAAACGGGATCCGGCAGGATCTCTCTCTTGGGAACATTACCTCTTCTGGGCACTATGCTTCCCTCCTTCATAATAATTCTATGATCTCATAGGTACTCAAAAGGCATGTTGCAGCCTTCCGTGTATGCCTGCCGAAGCGGTAACATGTTCGCACATATATATAAACCTATTCGGCAAAGCTTTCAGTGTTTCGCAGATCTTACTTCTGCTTGGGGCGCTTGGCACCGTACTTGGAACGGGACTGCATACGGCCGGAGACGCCCTGGGTGTCCAGAGTACCGCGGATGATGTGGTAACGGACGCCGGGGAGGTCCTTGACACGGCCGCCGCGGATCATGACCACGGAGTGCTCCTGCAGGGAGTGGCCCACGCCGGGAATATAGGCGGTGACCTCGTAGCCGTTGGTCAGACGCACACGGGCGATCTTACGCAGAGCGGAGTTGGGCTTCTTGGGGGTCGCGGTTCTCACGGCGGTGCACACGCCTCTCTTCTGGGGAGAAGGCAGGTTGGTGGTCTTGGTCTTCAGGGTGTTCAGACCGAACTGCAGCGCGGGAGAAGTGGACTTGTAGGAAGCCTGTTCTCTTCCTTTCCGGACCAGCTGGTTAAAAGTAGGCATTAGTGTTCTCCTTTCTTTCCATATTTTCCGGCCGCCGCCGCAGGCGACAGCCTTTATTTTTTGCGGAACGCCTTGCGGCTATTCCGAAAAAACCAAATTTTCCTCACAGGGCGAGGACCGCCACCACGGCAGCGCCCACGGTGATGCGGCAGGCCTGACCCAGCTGGGTCAGGGTGTAGTCCGTCTCCACCGGGATACCCGCCTGGGCACAGGAGGCGGCGATGGGGTCAGTGATGGCCGGGTCCGCGTCGCAGGCCAGATACACCCGCCTGGCCCGGCCCTCCCGGATCGCCTTGCGGGACTGCTTCACGCCGACGACCTTCTCCTGGGAAGCAAGTTCCGTGATCACGGGAATTCCTCCTGAAAATGCATGGCAAAATTCGCAGAATTTCTATTCCGCGCAGATAAGGATTATATCATGGGAAAATTCATCCGTCAAGGCAAATTTCAAAAAAGGCGGGGACTTTCCGGCGTTTTTTGGCCTCTGCGTGGCAAAAAGCGGGGCTGCGGAATCATCCGCAGCCCCGCTTCGGGGAAAATGCAGGGAACGATCGGAGCTCAGCCCTCGAACACGGGCAGCTCGGGCTCGGTCTCCGCCTCCGGGGAAGCGGTCTCGGGCACCAGCTCCTCCGCAAAGGTGTGGTAGGCCGTCAGGCCCGTGCCGGCGGGGATCAGCTTGCCGATGATGACGTTCTCCTTCAGGCCCACCAGGTGGTCGGCCTTGCCCTTGATGGCGGCCTCGGTCAGGACCTTGGTGGTCTCCTGGAAGGAGGCGGCGGAGAGGAAGGAGTCCGTGGCGAGAGACGCCTTGGTGATGCCCATGAGCAGCTGGGTCCCCACGGCGTGGCGCAAAGGCTCGCCGTTTTCCTGGCGCTCGCCCGCGGCATTGCGGCGGTCGATCTCCTCGTTGGCGTCGTCCAGCTCCAGGACGTCCACCATGGAGCCGTCCAGCAGCTTGGTGTCGCCGGCGTCCTCCAGGCGGACCCTGCGCATCATCTGACGGACGATGACCTCGATGTGCTTATCGTTGATATCCACGCCCTGCTGGCGGTACACCCGCAGGACCTCCTGGATCAGGTAGTTGTACACGGCGTCGGAGCCGCGGATGCGGAGCACATCGTGGGGGTTCAGGGCGCCGTAGGTCAGCTGGGCGCCGGCCTCGATGGTATCGCCGTCCTTCACCTGCAGTCCCGTGTGGGGCACGGCGTAGGTACGGGTGTCGCCGTCCTCGGCGGTGACGATGATGTTCAGGAGGCTGCCCTTGGCGGCCTCCTCAAACTTGACCTTGCCGCCGATCTCTGCCAGGGTGGCCATCCGCTTGGGACGGCGGGCCTCGAACAGCTCCTCAACACGGGGAAGGCCCTGGGTGATGTCGCCGCCGGCCAGGCCGCCGGTGTGGAAGGTACGCATGGTCAGCTGGGTGCCGGGCTCGCCGATGGACTGGGCGGCGATGATGCCGACGGCCTCGCCGGGGCCCACGGGCTGCTGGGTGGCCAGGTTCATGCCGTAGCACTTGGCACACACGCCGCTGTGGGCCTTGCAGGTCAGGACCGTGCGGATCATGACGGTGGGATGCTCGTCAACGGCGGGATCAAAGGCGCAGCGGTCGCCCTCGCGGTAGTTCTCCTGGACCCAGGCGTGGGTCTCCAGGAGCTTGGCGTCGCTCTCGTCCATCATCTTGGTGTTGGGCACCAGCACCTCACCGGTGGCGGTGTCCACCACGTCGCCCACCAGGAAGCGGCCGCGCAGACGGTCGGAGAACTTCTCGATCACCTGGCCGTTCTCGCTGATCTCCGCCACCTTGATGCCGTGGGTCACATGGCAGTCCTCCTCGCGGATGATGACATCTTGGGAGACGTCCACCATGCGGCGGGTCAGGTAACCGGAGTCGGCGGTACGCAGAGCCGTGTCGGCCAGGCCCTTGCGGGCGCCCCGGCTGGAGATGAAGTACTCCAGGGCGGTCAGACCTTCGCGGTAGTTTGCCTTGATGGGGATCTCGATGGTGCGGCCGGCGGTGTTGGCGATCAGGCCGCGCATACCGGCCAGCTGGCGGATCTGCTTCATGGAGCCGCGGGCGCCGGAGTCCGCCATCATGAAGATGGGGTTGTAGCGGTCCAGGTTCTTCTGCAGGGCGTCGGAGACGTCGTTGGTGGTCTTTTCCCAGACCTGCACCACCTGCTTGTAGCGCTCGTGGTCGGTCATGAAGCCCATCTTGTACTGGTTTTCAATGTCCAGCACCGCCTGCTCGGAGGCGGCCACCATCTCGTACTTCTTGGGCGGGATGGTCATGTCGGCGATGGAGACGGTGATGGCGGCCAGGGTGGAGTTGTGGTAGCCGGTGGCCTTGATGGCGTCCAGCACCTCGGCGGCCATGGTGAAGCCGTGCTTGTTGATGGTACGGTCCACGATCTGGCCCAGCTGCTTCTTGCCGCAGGTGAAGGTGATCTCGTAGTCGCACACGTGGGCCGGGTCCGTGCGGTCCACGAAGCCCAGGTCCTGGGGGATGTTCTGGTTGAAGATGATGCGGCCGGGGGTGGCCTCCACCACGGCGGTGTGCTCCACGCCGTCCACGGTCAGGGTCCGGCGCACCAGGATGGGGCAGTGGGGCCCGATGACGTGCTCGTTGTAGGCCATCAGGGCCTCTTCCTCGCTGGCGTAGATCCGCACCGGCCGGTAGGTGGCCTTCTTCTGGTCCTTGGCCAGGGCCGCGTTGGCGGCCTGGAAGGCGTCGGCGTCCACCTCGGACTGGGCGGTGAGGTCCGTGTCGCCGGCATCCTCGCACCAGATGGTCTCGGCGCCCTTTTCCGCCTTGCCCATGCGGTCCATGGTCAGGTAGTAGGAGCCCAGCACCATGTCCTGGGTGGGGACGGTGACGGGGCCGCCGTCCTGGGGACGCAGCAGGTTGTTGGCGGAGAGCATCAGGATGCGGGCCTCGGCCTGGGCCTCGGCGGACAGGGGCACGTGAATGGCCATCTGGTCGCCGTCGAAGTCGGCGTTGAAGGCGGTGCAGTTCAGGGGGTGCAGCTTCAATGCGCGGCCGTCCACCAGCACCGGCTCGAAGGCCTGGATGCCCAGGCGGTGCAGCGTCGGGGCGCGGTTGAGCATGACGGGGTGGTCCTTGATGATGACGTCCAGAGCGTCCCACACCTCGGTGACGCCCTTATCCACCATCTTCTTGGCGGACTTGATGTTGTTGGCGGTGCCGTCCTCCACCAGCTTCTTCATGATAAAGGGACGGAACAGCTCCACGGCCATCTCCTTGGGCACGCCGCACTGGTAGATCTTCAGCTCGGGGCCGACCACGATAACGGAGCGGCCGGAGTAGTCCACGCGCTTGCCCAGCAGGTTCTGGCGGAAGCGGCCCTGCTTGCCCTTGAGCAGGTCGCTCAGGGACTTGAGGGCGCGGTTGTTGGCGCCGGTGACGGCCCGGCCGCGGCGGCCGTTGTCGATCAGGGCGTCCACGGCCTCCTGGAGCATCCGCTTCTCATTGCGGACGATGATGTCCGGGGCGTTGAGCTGGATGAGCCGCTTGAGGCGGTTGTTGCGGTTGATGACCCGGCGGTACAGGTCGTTGAGGTCGGACGTTGCGAACCGTCCGCCGTCCAGCTGGACCATGGGCCGCAGCTCCGGCGGGATCACGGGCAGCACGTCGATGACCATCCACTCGGGCTTGTTGCCGGAGAGGCGGAAGGCGTCCACCACCTCCAGCCGCTTGACGATCCGGGCCTTCTTCTGGCCGGAGGACTCCTTCAGCTCGGCGTGGAGCTGGGCGGAGAGCTGTTCCAGATCCACGTCCTGGAGCAGCTTCTTCACGGCCTCGGCGCCCATGCCGGCCTGGAAGTCGTCCTCATACTTCTCCCGGTAGTCCCGGTACTCCTTTTCGGAGAGGATCTGATTCTTGGTCAGCGGGGTCTCGCCGGGGTCGGTGACGATATAGTTGGCGAAGTACAGCACCTTCTCCAGGATCCGGGGGCTGATGTCCAGCAGCAGGCCCATCCGGGAGGGGATGCCCTTGAAATACCAGATGTGGCTGACGGGAGTGGCCAGCTCGATGTGGCCCATGCGCTCACGGCGCACCTTGGCCCGGGTGACCTCCACGCCGCAGCGGTCGCAGATCTTGCCCTTGTAGCGGATCTTCTTGTACTTGCCGCAGTGGCACTCCCAGTCCTTGGTGGGTCCGAAGATGCGCTCGCAGAACAGGCCGTCCCGCTCGGGCTTGAGAGTGCGGTAGTTGATGGTCTCGGGCTTTTTCACCTCGCCGTAGGACCACTCGCGGATCTGCTCCGGGGAGGCCATGCCGATCTTGATGGCATCAAAGGCGATGTTGTTGCCGGTATTGTTATCGATCATGTCGCGATTTCCTCCTTAAAAATGATTCAGAATGGATTTGTCAGACGAACAGAACCAGTTCTGGATCATTCTTCGTCAAAGCCCACGTCGATGTCGGCGCCGGCGTCCTCCGGCGCGTCCTCGAATTCAAAGCCGGACTCCTGGAACTCGGCCTCCTCAGCAAAGGCGCGATGACGGTCGTCGTCCGCGTCCATCCGGGCCAGGTTGAAGGTGTCCATGGCGTCCTCGTCCTCTTTCAGCTCGATGGCGTTGCCGTCCTTGTCCAGCACCTGGATGTCCAGGCACAGGGACTGGAGCTCCTTGACCAGGACCTTGAAGGACTCGGGCACGCCGGGCTGGGGCACATTGTGGCCCTTGACGATGGCCTCGTAGGTGCGGACACGGCCGGTGACATCGTCGGACTTGACGGTCAGGATCTCCTGCAGGGTGTAGGCGGCGCCGTAGGCCTCCAGGGCCCACACCTCCATCTCGCCGAAGCGCTGGCCGCCGAACTGGGCCTTGCCGCCCAGAGGCTGCTGGGTGACCAGGGAGTACGGGCCAGTGGAGCGGGCGTGGATCTTATCGTCCACCAGGTGGTGCAGCTTCAGGAAGTAGACGTAGCCCACGGTGACCCTGTTGTCAAAGGGCTCGCCGGTGCGGCCGTCGTACAGGACACTCTTGCCCTCGGGATCCAGGCCCGCCTCGTTGAGCATGGCGGTGATGTCCTCTTCCCGGGCGCCGTCGAAGATGGGGGTGGCCACCTTGCAGCCCAGGGCGTGGGCGGCGTAGCCCAGATGGACCTCCAGCACCTGGCCGATGTTCATACGGGAGGGCACGCCCAGGGGGTTCAGCACGATGTCCAGCGGGGTGCCGTCAGGCAGGAAGGGCATATCCTCCTGGGGCAGAACCCGGGAGACGACGCCCTTGTTGCCGTGGCGGCCGGCCATCTTGTCGCCCACCTGGATCTTGCGGCGCTGAGCGATATACACCCGGACCACCATGTTCACGCCGGGACCCAGCTCGTCGCCGGCTTCCCGGGTAAAGACCTTGGCGTCCACGATGATGCCGCTCTCGCCGTGGGGAACTTTCAAAGAGGTGTCCCGGACTTCCCGGGCCTTCTCACCGAAGATGGCCCGCAGCAGCCGCTCCTCTGCGGTGAGGTCGGTCTCGCCCTTGGGGGTGACCTTGCCTACCAGGATGTCGCCGGAGCGGACCTCGGCGCCGATGCGGATGATGCCGTTCTCGTCCAGGTCCTTCAGGGCGTCCTCGCCAACGTTGGGGATGTCCCGGGTGATCTCCTCGGGCCCCAGCTTGGTGTCACGGGCGTCGATCTCGTACTCCTCGATGTGGATGGAGGTGTACAGATCCTCCCGGACCAGCCGCTCGTTGAGCAGCACGGCGTCCTCGTAGTTGTAGCCCTCCCAGGTCATGAAGCCGACCAGGATGTTCTGGCCCAGGGCGATCTCGCCCTGCTCGGTGGCGGGGCCGTCGGCCAGGACGGTGGGATCCTGGATGGAGCCGTCGGGGTTGGTGCCCCAGCCGTGGACCCGTTCGCCCACGGACACGATGGGCCGCTGGTTGATGCAGGTGCCGTGGTTGGACCGGAGGAACTTGGTCAGCTTGTAGTCCTTCACATGGCCGTCGTCATAGCGGACGGTGATGTGGCGGGCGTCCACGGAGACCACCTCGCCGTCGCCCTCAGCCAGGACGGCGATCTCAGAGTCGATGCAGATCTTGTGCTCCATGCCGGTGCCGACGATGGGGGCGTGGGGCTTGAGCAGAGGCACGGCCTGGCGCTGCATGTTGGCGCCCATCAGAGCACGGTTGGCGTCGTCGTTGGGCAGGAAGGGGATCATGGCGGTGGCGATGGAGACCATCATGCGGGGAGAGACGTCGATATAGTCCACGCGCTCCCGGTCCACTTCCACGATCTCGTCCCGGTGCCGGGCGGTGATACGGGCGTTGATGAGGCAGCCGTTCTCGTCCAGGGGCTCGGCGGCCTGGCCGACAATGTAGTTGTCCTCCTCGTCGGCGGTCATGTAGGTCACGTCCATGGCGACCTTGCCGGTGGCCTTGTCCACGGCCCGGTAGGGGGCCTCGATGAAGCCGTACTCGTTGATCCGGGCGTAGGTGGCAAGGTAGGAGATCAGGCCGATGTTGGGACCTTCGGGGGTCTCAATGGGGCACATGCGGCCGTAGTGGCTGTAATGGACGTCGCGGACCTCCATGTTGGCGCGCTCACGGCTCAGGCCGCCGGGGCCCAGGGCGGAAAGGCGCCGCTTGTGGGTCAGTTCGGCCAGGGGGTTGGTCTGGTCCATG encodes:
- the fusA gene encoding elongation factor G, which encodes MPRKTSLENTRNIGIMAHIDAGKTTTTERILFYTGVNYKIGETHDGTATMDWMAQEQERGITITSAATTCYWSGSKNQFKPTRINIIDTPGHVDFTVEVQRSLRVLDGSVTVLCAKGGVEPQSETVWRQADNYKVPRMIYVNKMDIMGADFYNVLHMIDERLKCNAVPIQLPIGSEDTFKGIIDLVEMDADIYYDDLGKDMRVEPIPADMVDLANEYREKLMDAVSMFDDEIMEMYLGGEEVPQAKIRAAIRKATIANEMVPVVCGTSYKNKGVQKMLDAIVDYLPSPLDVPPIKGVNPKTDEEEERPSDDNAPFSALAFKIMTDPYVGRLSFFRVYSGHLTTGSSVLNSTKNVKERIGRILQMHANHREDIEEVFSGDIEAAVGLKNTTTGDTLCDEKHPVILESMEFPEPVIRVAIEPKTKAGQEKMTMALIKLAEEDPTFKTYTDEETGQTIIAGMGELHLEIIVDRLLREFKVEANVGAPQVAYKETIKKSVDQDTKYKRQSGGSGQYGHVKIKLDPNESGKGYEFINAVVGGSIPKEFIPAVDAGIRGALQAGVVAGFPVVDVKVTLYDGSYHEVDSSEMAFKIAGSMAFKEAMRKADPVLLEPIMKVSVIAPDDYLGTVIGDLTARRGQILGQEARPGAQQVDALVPLSNMFGYATDLRSSTQGRGQYTMEPHSYAELPKSLRDKIVSERTKPQD
- the rpsG gene encoding 30S ribosomal protein S7, producing MPRRGNVPKREILPDPVYGSVLVTRLINNVMLDGKKGVAQKVVYAAFDQIKEKTEKDPVEVFTQAMENIMPSLEVKARRVGGATYQVPMEVRPARRTTLGLRWLTTYARARSERTMAERLAGELMDAANNTGSAVKKREEVHKAAEANKAFAHFRW
- the rpsL gene encoding 30S ribosomal protein S12; protein product: MPTFNQLVRKGREQASYKSTSPALQFGLNTLKTKTTNLPSPQKRGVCTAVRTATPKKPNSALRKIARVRLTNGYEVTAYIPGVGHSLQEHSVVMIRGGRVKDLPGVRYHIIRGTLDTQGVSGRMQSRSKYGAKRPKQK
- a CDS encoding ribosomal L7Ae/L30e/S12e/Gadd45 family protein, translated to MITELASQEKVVGVKQSRKAIREGRARRVYLACDADPAITDPIAASCAQAGIPVETDYTLTQLGQACRITVGAAVVAVLAL
- the rpoC gene encoding DNA-directed RNA polymerase subunit beta', with product MIDNNTGNNIAFDAIKIGMASPEQIREWSYGEVKKPETINYRTLKPERDGLFCERIFGPTKDWECHCGKYKKIRYKGKICDRCGVEVTRAKVRRERMGHIELATPVSHIWYFKGIPSRMGLLLDISPRILEKVLYFANYIVTDPGETPLTKNQILSEKEYRDYREKYEDDFQAGMGAEAVKKLLQDVDLEQLSAQLHAELKESSGQKKARIVKRLEVVDAFRLSGNKPEWMVIDVLPVIPPELRPMVQLDGGRFATSDLNDLYRRVINRNNRLKRLIQLNAPDIIVRNEKRMLQEAVDALIDNGRRGRAVTGANNRALKSLSDLLKGKQGRFRQNLLGKRVDYSGRSVIVVGPELKIYQCGVPKEMAVELFRPFIMKKLVEDGTANNIKSAKKMVDKGVTEVWDALDVIIKDHPVMLNRAPTLHRLGIQAFEPVLVDGRALKLHPLNCTAFNADFDGDQMAIHVPLSAEAQAEARILMLSANNLLRPQDGGPVTVPTQDMVLGSYYLTMDRMGKAEKGAETIWCEDAGDTDLTAQSEVDADAFQAANAALAKDQKKATYRPVRIYASEEEALMAYNEHVIGPHCPILVRRTLTVDGVEHTAVVEATPGRIIFNQNIPQDLGFVDRTDPAHVCDYEITFTCGKKQLGQIVDRTINKHGFTMAAEVLDAIKATGYHNSTLAAITVSIADMTIPPKKYEMVAASEQAVLDIENQYKMGFMTDHERYKQVVQVWEKTTNDVSDALQKNLDRYNPIFMMADSGARGSMKQIRQLAGMRGLIANTAGRTIEIPIKANYREGLTALEYFISSRGARKGLADTALRTADSGYLTRRMVDVSQDVIIREEDCHVTHGIKVAEISENGQVIEKFSDRLRGRFLVGDVVDTATGEVLVPNTKMMDESDAKLLETHAWVQENYREGDRCAFDPAVDEHPTVMIRTVLTCKAHSGVCAKCYGMNLATQQPVGPGEAVGIIAAQSIGEPGTQLTMRTFHTGGLAGGDITQGLPRVEELFEARRPKRMATLAEIGGKVKFEEAAKGSLLNIIVTAEDGDTRTYAVPHTGLQVKDGDTIEAGAQLTYGALNPHDVLRIRGSDAVYNYLIQEVLRVYRQQGVDINDKHIEVIVRQMMRRVRLEDAGDTKLLDGSMVDVLELDDANEEIDRRNAAGERQENGEPLRHAVGTQLLMGITKASLATDSFLSAASFQETTKVLTEAAIKGKADHLVGLKENVIIGKLIPAGTGLTAYHTFAEELVPETASPEAETEPELPVFEG
- the rpoB gene encoding DNA-directed RNA polymerase subunit beta, which gives rise to MAKDKLYGKTLRKNFARHEEAMPMPNLLEIQKTSYQWFLDTGLREVFADVAAITDYQGNLELTFIDYKMDEAPKYDVEECKARDATYAAPLKVKVRLRNKETEEIKEQEIFMGDFPLMTHSGTFVINGAERVVVSQIVRSPGVYYGKEVDLKTDLPILTSTVIPYRGAWLEYETDANEVFWVRIDKNRKIPITCLIRALGLKTDQEILDTFGDDPRIVVTLEKDPCKNYEDAMLEIYRKLRPGEPPTVEAAETLIHNLFFDPRRYDLSIVGRYKFNKKLSLWHRAAGYKLVYPVADPATGEILFDEGHLLSKEDARELDAVGVGEVTIDVEGQSLRVMSNKMCDMSRYVDFDPLAECGIKERVRFAVLQELLSQYSGEELKDQIRLHKDDLVPKHIIVDDILTSINYMNGLARGISVKDDIDHLGNRRLRCVGELLQNQFRIGFSRMERVIRERMTIQDLDVVTPQSLINIRPVTAAIKEFFGSSPLSQFMDQTNPLAELTHKRRLSALGPGGLSRERANMEVRDVHYSHYGRMCPIETPEGPNIGLISYLATYARINEYGFIEAPYRAVDKATGKVAMDVTYMTADEEDNYIVGQAAEPLDENGCLINARITARHRDEIVEVDRERVDYIDVSPRMMVSIATAMIPFLPNDDANRALMGANMQRQAVPLLKPHAPIVGTGMEHKICIDSEIAVLAEGDGEVVSVDARHITVRYDDGHVKDYKLTKFLRSNHGTCINQRPIVSVGERVHGWGTNPDGSIQDPTVLADGPATEQGEIALGQNILVGFMTWEGYNYEDAVLLNERLVREDLYTSIHIEEYEIDARDTKLGPEEITRDIPNVGEDALKDLDENGIIRIGAEVRSGDILVGKVTPKGETDLTAEERLLRAIFGEKAREVRDTSLKVPHGESGIIVDAKVFTREAGDELGPGVNMVVRVYIAQRRKIQVGDKMAGRHGNKGVVSRVLPQEDMPFLPDGTPLDIVLNPLGVPSRMNIGQVLEVHLGYAAHALGCKVATPIFDGAREEDITAMLNEAGLDPEGKSVLYDGRTGEPFDNRVTVGYVYFLKLHHLVDDKIHARSTGPYSLVTQQPLGGKAQFGGQRFGEMEVWALEAYGAAYTLQEILTVKSDDVTGRVRTYEAIVKGHNVPQPGVPESFKVLVKELQSLCLDIQVLDKDGNAIELKEDEDAMDTFNLARMDADDDRHRAFAEEAEFQESGFEFEDAPEDAGADIDVGFDEE